ATTACTTAGCTAAATCTATAGAGCTTTTAAATGAAAAAGATAGACTAGTAATAACACTGTATTACTATGAAGAGCTAACTTTAAAAGAAATAGGGAAAATATTAAATGTATCTGAATCAAGAGTATGTCAACTTCATAGTAGAGCTATAATTCATTTGAAAAAAGCTATGGCTAAATTAAAATATAATTAATAGAATTAATAGGGAGAATAAAAGATGGTAGCTTTTTTATTAATTGCCATAGGAGCAATACTTATACTTATAAATTTTAAAGCTATAAAAAAAGAAAAAGGATCTTTTAGTGAAACACTTAAAGATAGTATAGAAAATATAGATGAATACAAAGAAGAAATGGGATTAATAAGAAAAGAGTTTGCAGAAACCTTAATAGATATTCAAAAAGAAATAGAATATTTAAAAAAAGAACTAAATGTTTTAAAGTATACATACGAAAATAATATGGAAGCAAAGGATTCATATAAAAAAAATTATGATGCAAATTATCCTAAAGATAGTAATAATAATCTATTAAAAGCTAATTATATACATAATAAGGATAATGAAAATATTTCCCAGGGAATAAGTGAAAAAATAATAAACAAAAAGAATAAAAATAATTTAGAAAAAAAATCTAAATCAACAAAAGATAATTTAAAGAATAAAAATATTGAAAATGATAACTATAAAAATAGTTTAGAGGATGACAATAGTATAAAAGTAAATAAAGTAAATAAACTCCTTAAAGAAGGACGAACCGTAGAGGAAATATGCGAAATACTTAACATTGGTAAGGGGGAAGTAATATTAATAAAAGAATTATATTTAAAATAAAAGAAGTTATTAATTTTCTTTCCGATAGAAAAATTTTAATAGGCATAGGAATAGGCATAATTTTGGGGACAACTGTTATGATTGGAGTTAAGGTAAACTATAATTTAAGTAAAAGTCAAATAGAAAGCAAAGCTAGAGATTTGGGTATGGAATATCCTCAAGAAATGAAGGTTATAGATAAAACAAAAAAATAAATCATTTTTATATATTTAAATTGTAAATTTATAAAAAAGTAAATGAGGTAGTGATAATATGATAAGAAGTTTATATACGGCGGTTTCTGGTATGATATCTTTAGAAGCAAAACAAGATACCATAAGTTCTAATTTATCTAATGCTTCTACAGTAGGTTACAAATCTACTAATTTAGCTTTTAAAAAGTTTGAAGATGTTTTAATAGAAAACTATGATAAAAAATTAGGAAATAGAAATATAAAAAATATTATTGGCGGCTTAAGTATGGGAAATAAAATAGATGAGGTAAATAACTTATTTACTCAAGGTATTATTCAAGATACAGGAAAGCCTACAGACTTTGCATTAGAAGGAAGAGGATTTTTTACTATAGAAAATAACGGAAGAAATTATTATACAAGAGACGGTCATTTTCATGTAGATACTAGAGGATATTTAGTAAACGACTCTGGATATAATGTAATGGGAATAAATAGAAATACAGGAGCAAGAGAAGCTATATTTGTAGGAAATAGAACAATGGGTACAGATGCAAATGGAAATATAAGTTTAGATGGAGTACCATCTTATAGTTTTCAAGTGTCAGATTTTAATGATTATAATTCCTTAAGAAAAATAGGGGATAATTTATTTGAGGGAAATAATCCTCAGAATATAAATGGTATAGTAAGACAAAATTCTTTGGAAAAATCTAATGTAAATGTAACTAATGAAATGGTAAATATGTTAACAACAATGAGAAGTTTTGAAACAAATCAAAAAATAGTACAATCTATAGATGAAACTTTAGGAAAGACAGTCAATGAAGTTGGAGCAGCAAGATAAAATAAGTTAGCATACTAATATTTAAAGTATAAAGGGTGATGATTTTGTTAAGAGCTTTATGGAACAGCAAATCAGGATTAATAGCACAACAAGATAAATTAGATTCTATATCTAATAATTTAGCTAATGTAAATACTGTAGGATATAAAAGAGAAGATGTATCCTTTCAAGAATTAATTCAAGAAACTTTAAAAAGAAAGGGATACCCAACTTCAGATAGACCAGAAATACAAACAGGAACAGGCGTTAAGGCCACTAACTGGATAAGAGATACTCATCAGCAGGGGACTCTTTTAACTACTGGAAATAAAACAGACCTAGCTATAGATGGACAAGGATTTTTTAGAGTGATTATGGCAGATGGTGACTATGCTTATGAAAGAGCAGGTAACTTTATAATAGATAGAAATGGAATGTTAGTAGATGAGAATGGCAATAGATTAGAAATGCAGATACAACAACCAGAGGGAATGCAAATTTTAAATAGAGTAGGTGGATTTGATGCTAATAATATAAATATAGCAGAAGATGGAGCTATTTCTGTAAGAGATACAGATGGATTGAATAAAGTAGTAGGTAAGATTAATATATATAATGCAGTAGGTGCAGATGCTTTTCTATCCATAGGAAGGAATTTATATCTTCCTAGAGATGGGGTTAATGTTTTTGTTAATAATGATGTAAGTATACATCAAGGATTTTTGGAAAACTCTAATGTAGATGCAGGTAGAGAAATGACAGAAATGATAATAACTCAAAGAGCTTTTGAATTAAGTTCAAGAGGTATTAAAACAGCAGATGAAATGTGGGGAATAATAAATAATATGAGAAAATAATTAGAACTTAATTTACTTAAAATAAAAAAGCTATGAAATATAAGTTTGATTCTTTTATTTCATGGCTTTTTATTATTTTATTATTATAAGGCATATATTAAGGTTTAAAAGTCCTTTACATTATATGATTAAAAATTTTTTCTGTAAACAAATAAAAAATTAATCATATAATGTGTTGTAAGGAATTATATTTAAAGTATAAGGTTAATAATAATTTATAGGGGGATTTATAATGAATAGTAATATATATGACAGAAAAAAACACTCATATAAGAATAGACCCTATTATTGTCCTATAAACAGCATGTGGATTTACCCATATATGTATATGAACCCATATACAGGTGGTTATATGATTAATCCATATATGAATCCGTATATGGACCCATATATGAGTTCATGCATGACTCCTTCATATCATGGTAATATGTGTTCTTGTAATGATAGGGCTCAATGTGAAGCTACTAGAGCGTACAATGAAAATACTTATAATTTTACTAAAGAAAATATATATAGAAACCAATATGAAGAAGAAAATGATAAAAAATATTGCGAAGAAGATTCTGTAGAGGATATATTAACATTTAGTGAAAATACAAAAAATAAAGATGAACATATTAAAAAAGAAGAAAGATTAGACAAAGTGCAAGAAGATATTTTTGATTCAAATTTACATTCTAATTTTACAGAAAAACAGGGTATGCAATTAAAAGAAGAAATAGATAAATCAAAAGAAAAAGAATTGTATAGGGCAGTAAAGATAAATATGAGAAAAGTACCTTTAAAAGAAATAACAGATTAGATTTGTAAATTTATAGTTGAGAAAACTGAATAATTTATTTGAAGATATAGTTATATCAATATATTCTATTAATATATTTGTTTAAACATAATATTTTGTATAGGGATTTAAAATTTATTAATTAAGTATTTGTTTAGTTATTAAAAGATTATAAATTATATTTATATAATTTAGTAAATATAAAAAATACACTTATAAAACACCTTATTTTTCATTTCTAATACGTATTTATTTTAAGGTTTATTAAGTGTATTTTTTATATTTGTGTTCTTTAGTTTAAATTATTATTAATTACTTGTTTTCTATTGCATTAGTGATTGGTGGTATTACTTGTTTCTTTCTTGATAATACTCCTTCAGCATATAAAGAGTTATCTTTATCTAAGGATTTCCCAAAGGCTGATGCTATAATTTCTTTTTTTGTCCCTATAATATATATGTAAGAACCTTCTTTTAATAGATCAGTTAATACTAAAACTAAGCCTTTATATCCTTCATTTTCTGCTTTCTTTTCCATTAAATTTAACATATCTTCTTTTAATGGATCAAAACTTGAAGGGTCCATAGTAGATACTTGAGATACGCCTATTTTTCCGCCTCCTATAGTAAAATTTTTAAAGTC
Above is a window of Clostridium sporogenes DNA encoding:
- the flgG gene encoding flagellar basal body rod protein FlgG; the protein is MIRSLYTAVSGMISLEAKQDTISSNLSNASTVGYKSTNLAFKKFEDVLIENYDKKLGNRNIKNIIGGLSMGNKIDEVNNLFTQGIIQDTGKPTDFALEGRGFFTIENNGRNYYTRDGHFHVDTRGYLVNDSGYNVMGINRNTGAREAIFVGNRTMGTDANGNISLDGVPSYSFQVSDFNDYNSLRKIGDNLFEGNNPQNINGIVRQNSLEKSNVNVTNEMVNMLTTMRSFETNQKIVQSIDETLGKTVNEVGAAR
- the flgG gene encoding flagellar basal body rod protein FlgG; its protein translation is MLRALWNSKSGLIAQQDKLDSISNNLANVNTVGYKREDVSFQELIQETLKRKGYPTSDRPEIQTGTGVKATNWIRDTHQQGTLLTTGNKTDLAIDGQGFFRVIMADGDYAYERAGNFIIDRNGMLVDENGNRLEMQIQQPEGMQILNRVGGFDANNINIAEDGAISVRDTDGLNKVVGKINIYNAVGADAFLSIGRNLYLPRDGVNVFVNNDVSIHQGFLENSNVDAGREMTEMIITQRAFELSSRGIKTADEMWGIINNMRK